One region of Oxalobacteraceae bacterium OTU3CAMAD1 genomic DNA includes:
- a CDS encoding DsbC family protein yields MKKSKFVLLLLSVMMASCGQAQTSPTEEEIKKLVEPRLGEGVKVDSVKATPYAGLYEIRMGNEILYTDKTGTYVFNGHIFNLTTGTDLTRERIDDINKIKFSDLPLDKALKTVKGDGSRVIAVFEDPNCGYCKQFRKTTLKDIDNVTVYTFMYNILREDSFTKSAGVWCATDRNKAWDDWMLNGKAPATAAESCKTPNQDVLALGRKLGVSGTPSIFFADGSRIPGAVDTKALEAKFAKLKQ; encoded by the coding sequence ATGAAAAAAAGTAAGTTCGTTTTGCTGTTGTTGTCTGTGATGATGGCGTCTTGCGGCCAGGCTCAAACCTCGCCGACCGAGGAAGAGATCAAGAAGCTGGTCGAGCCGCGCCTGGGCGAGGGCGTGAAGGTCGATTCGGTCAAGGCCACGCCTTACGCCGGCCTGTACGAAATCCGCATGGGTAACGAGATCCTCTACACCGATAAAACCGGCACCTATGTGTTCAACGGTCATATCTTCAACCTGACCACCGGCACCGATCTGACGCGCGAGCGCATCGACGATATCAACAAGATCAAGTTCTCCGATCTGCCGCTGGACAAGGCCCTCAAGACCGTTAAGGGCGACGGCTCGCGCGTGATCGCCGTGTTCGAGGATCCGAACTGCGGCTACTGCAAGCAGTTCCGCAAGACCACGCTCAAGGACATCGACAACGTCACCGTCTACACCTTCATGTACAACATCCTGCGCGAGGACTCGTTCACCAAGTCGGCAGGCGTGTGGTGCGCGACGGACCGCAACAAGGCCTGGGACGACTGGATGTTGAACGGTAAGGCGCCGGCGACCGCCGCCGAATCCTGCAAAACCCCGAACCAGGACGTGCTGGCGCTGGGCCGCAAACTGGGCGTGTCCGGCACCCCGTCGATCTTCTTCGCCGACGGCTCGCGCATTCCCGGCGCGGTCGACACCAAGGCGCTGGAGGCGAAGTTCGCCAAGCTTAAACAGTAA
- a CDS encoding (2Fe-2S)-binding protein encodes MITLNINGKDVQVDADPSTPILWTLRDNLNMTGTKFGCGAALCGACTVHLAGEPIRSCVTPISAAVGQKITTIEAMENDKIGKAVQDAWVKLDVPQCGYCQSGQIMSATALLRTNKKPSDADIDNAMSGNICRCGTYQRIRAAIKDAASTIA; translated from the coding sequence ATGATCACCTTGAATATCAACGGCAAGGACGTGCAGGTCGACGCCGATCCATCGACGCCGATTTTATGGACGCTGCGCGATAACCTGAACATGACTGGCACCAAGTTCGGTTGCGGCGCGGCGCTGTGCGGCGCCTGCACCGTGCACCTGGCCGGTGAACCGATCCGCTCGTGCGTGACGCCGATTTCGGCCGCTGTCGGCCAGAAGATCACCACCATCGAGGCCATGGAGAACGACAAGATCGGCAAGGCCGTGCAGGACGCCTGGGTCAAGCTCGACGTGCCGCAATGCGGCTACTGTCAGAGCGGCCAGATCATGAGCGCGACCGCGCTGCTGCGCACGAACAAAAAGCCGTCGGACGCCGACATCGACAACGCCATGAGCGGCAATATCTGCCGGTGTGGCACCTATCAACGCATACGCGCCGCCATTAAAGACGCCGCCAGTACCATCGCTTAA